Proteins encoded together in one Porites lutea chromosome 2, jaPorLute2.1, whole genome shotgun sequence window:
- the LOC140926630 gene encoding microfibril-associated glycoprotein 4-like, translating to MAYCRLLLSLLFLTHLLSVTKSSVIPNNSAVRRPNADSKCPVYNTYYNSHFNTGLTDKKVEALLHRVLKELSEMRDEIRSSKGNKTAVYKNCAELYKAGKQKSGVYSIDPDNTGAFDVYCDQTTDDGGWVVFQKRLDGSVDFYRGWEDYKRGFGNLNGEFWLGLDKIHRLTKERSRLHVDLEDTTGKTAYAEYDFFGVASERSKYKLSLGTYSGTAGDSLSFHRGMAFSTKDRDNDLSSSSCAIRCKGAWWYQSCLDSNLNGLYRHGTHSTSWEGVNWNKWKGNTYSAKRAEMKIKPANT from the exons ATGGCTTACTGCCGTTTACTTTTGAGTCTGCTGTTTCTGACGCATTTGTTAAGCGTCACCAAGTCAAGCGTGATACCAAACAACTCGGCAGTCCGGCGCCCTAACGCTGATTCCAAGTGTCCTGTATATAACACCTACTACAACAGTCATTTCAACACAGGATTGACCGACAAGAAAGTGGAAGCACTTCTCCATCGAGTACTGAAAGAATTAAGCGAAATGAGAGATGAGATCAGGTCttcaaaaggaaacaaaacgGCTG TTTACAAGAATTGTGCCGAACTCTACAAAGCTGGTAAACAGAAAAGCGGTGTCTATTCCATCGACCCCGACAACACAGGTGCCTTCGATGTGTACTGTGACCAAACGACAGACGATGGGGGGTGGGTAGTGTTCCAAAAGAGACTGGACGGCTCGGTTGATTTCTACCGCGGCTGGGAAGACTACAAACGAGGCTTTGGAAATCTGAATGGTGAGTTTTGGCTCGGACTGGACAAGATCCATCGCCTGACAAAAGAACGAAGCAGGCTTCATGTGGATCTCGAAGACACAACTGGAAAAACAGCTTATGCTGAATACGACTTTTTTGGTGTTGCAAGTGAGAGAAGTAAATACAAGTTGAGTCTGGGAACATATTCGG GAACTGCAGGTGACTCGCTCTCATTTCATCGTGGAATGGCGTTCTCCACCAAAGATCGTGACAACGACCTTAGTTCCAGCAGCTGTGCCATACGCTGCAAGGGAGCTTGGTGGTATCAATCCTGTCTTGATTCAAATTTAAACGGCCTCTATCGTCACGGGACACACTCTACGTCATGGGAGGGTGTCAACTGGAATAAGTGGAAAGGCAATACCTACTCCGCTAAACGAGctgaaatgaaaatcaaaccaGCAAACACATAG